A stretch of DNA from Natrinema halophilum:
CACTCGGATATTGATCGCGATGCGGTGGACCGTTCACAATGCGTGACTTGGCCTCCTGAGAATTGGTTCAGCGCCGTCTCTCCTGGTTGCTGTGCACCTCAAATTCGAGTCATGGTCGGATGAGCAGCACCGTCGACATCGCCATTGTTCCCCGGCGTGCTCGCCCAGTTGCTTTCGTACGCACCGTCTCCTCTGTCGTCCGTCGTAATCGCAGTGTTGCTTGCGCTCGGTCGACACCTCGTACAGGACATCGATGAGATGTCGAGTGGGATCGAGAGTAGCGGCCGGCAGAAGGCCGTGTTCGGGATCGATGGCGAATCAGTGGAAAATCAACGCTTTCAGACCGATCGATAGGAGAGATAGTGCTTCTCCGCCGTATTCTCGTGGAAACGACGAACGACCCCAGAACGGACCGTGCAGTCGCTGGTCTCGAAGACGATCGGATTGCGGCTGCCGGACGCCCTCACGGCCCGTATGGGGGCATCGATCACTCCGAAGTGAACGACGAGTGGGAAGCAACTACAAGGGCGAGGCACAAGTACCCGATACGACACGCTGTTCGAGCCCCGAAGAGAGATCCGCCGTCGCCCGACACGATACACTCCCACGAATGAAAGATTTTCCATCGATTCCACACGTTACGAACGCTCCCGACCAACTCTTCGACGAGGGGCACCTGTGGCTCCTCGAGAAAGTCGACGGCGAGAATTTCCGGTTCCGGCTCCAGCAGTCCGGTCTCATCACGTTCGGAGATCGCAGTCGCACGTACGACGATCCCGATGCCGTCCCAGACGCGTACCAGCACGCCGTCCGCCACGTCCGAGAAAATCTCGATCGTGAGTCGCTTCGACGCGCCGTCACCGACGTAGAGGACGTCGTCTTTTTCGGCGAGGCGATGCATCACCACACAATCGAGTACGAGTGGGAGCGGACACCCTCGTTCCTTGGATTTGACGTCTGGTCGGTCGATACGGCCGAATTTCGGCCCCCCGACGCAGTTGAGGCAATCTTCGAGCGCCTGGGACTCCAGCCAGTGAACGTCTTCGAACGAGAGCGCCGTCCGCGGGATTTCGATGTCGACTCGTATACCGTCCCCCGGTCGAACTGGTACGATGGTCCCGCCGAAGGCGTGGTTATCCGAAACAAACGAGGGCACCGCGCAAAGCTACTCCATCCTGACTATCGAGAAGTCGACGAAACGGTTTCCGTCGATGCAACGGCGGCGGAACTCGCGGCGAAATATGCGACTCGTCGGCGCTTCGAGAAACTCGCAGCCAAACTCACGGATCGAGGGCGACCCGTAACCGTCGAATCGCTGTACGAACTGGCCCTCGAGGATATTCTGCGCGAGGCACACAAACAACTGCACCACAGCGAGGGGGCTGCAGAATCGGAGACGTTCCGCTCCGAGGTGGCCGCACTGACACGAGAATTTCTCGAAGAGCGAAACGGCGAATCGCGGTCGCAAGCGCAGGACCGTTCGTCGCGGTGAAAGACGACGGAGTTCGCAGCGTTGGGCGAACACGACGTGGCGACGTATCGTGACGGTCCTCGGGCGCTACTACCCGCTCGTGCTGGTAAAGTCGTTGAACGCCTCGGAGAACTCGAACGGGTCCTGATCGATCCCGCTGTGGACGCCGGACAGTCCGTCGCCGGGTCTGTCACGTTCGACCGACCAGAACGACAGGAGCCCGATGTCGTTTTTCTCGGCGTAGTCGCGGACTTCGTTGGCGTCGGCCGGGCGGAACGGGCCGCCGGAGTTCTGAACGCCGATCATCGGCGTGATGCCGATCATATCGTACAGTTCCGCGTCCGACCTGTCGGGAAGCCACTCCTGGAGCTGACTGAGGGTCCCCTCGGCACACTGGATACAGTGTTCGGCACTGGTTCGGACCCAGCCCCAGTTCATCGTCATCAGGTTGACGAACTCGATGTCGACGCCGTTGTCGATCGCGTTCGTGACGATCTCGGTGTCCGCGATGCCATTGACTCGCGTGCGAACTGTGTAGGAAACGTGTACCTCCGGACGGCGGTCCTGCAGGATCGCAAGCGCGCGATTTCGCCGGTCCACGACGTTCGGATCGGGCGCCTCGTCGTCGACGTCGAGGTACGGACAGTTGTACTCGTCGACGATGGACTCGAACGTGTCGGCGAGCGCAGCCGGATCGTCGTAATCGGAAGCGAGGTAGTTACCCGTCGCACCGCCGAAGGAGAGGACGACCTGTCCGTCCTGCGACTGGAGGTCGCGAATCTGGTCCCCGAACGGACTCTCGCCGACGGCCAGGTTGGGATTCCCGTCCCAGGCGGGCGTCCCATCGCCGGTCCCCAGAATGAACGCCAGATGGAAGTACTTCGTTCCGGCCTGATCAGCCCACTCGGTGAGCGCCGTGTCCCGAGCAGTACTCACGTGGTGATAGGGGGCGAACACGCTGTCGGGTATACGACCCGGGTCTGCCGGTTGCGACGAATCGGCTGGTTCGACTGAGACGACAACCGAATCGGAGTCCGTCTGCCCGGTGGTATCGGTAACGGTCAGTTCGACGGTGTAGTCACCAGCCGACTCGAAGCCATGGGTGACGGCCTCGCCGGTCGCCTCGGACTCGTCGCCGAGAGACCAGTCGAACGTCTCGAGGTCGCCCACCGATTCGCTCGCGTCGACCGTGATTTCCTGACCTGGTTCGGGAGACTGTTCACTGACGGTGAACGTAGCGGTCGGTCCGTTCGGCGGTTCGGGTTCAGGGTCAGCGGTTCCATCGCCGGCCCGTTTCCAGGGCCCCCATTGGCCACCGGTACCCGGCTCGTTACCGCGGACCCACCACTTGGCCTCCCAGACCACTCCCTGGT
This window harbors:
- a CDS encoding RNA ligase family protein; its protein translation is MKDFPSIPHVTNAPDQLFDEGHLWLLEKVDGENFRFRLQQSGLITFGDRSRTYDDPDAVPDAYQHAVRHVRENLDRESLRRAVTDVEDVVFFGEAMHHHTIEYEWERTPSFLGFDVWSVDTAEFRPPDAVEAIFERLGLQPVNVFERERRPRDFDVDSYTVPRSNWYDGPAEGVVIRNKRGHRAKLLHPDYREVDETVSVDATAAELAAKYATRRRFEKLAAKLTDRGRPVTVESLYELALEDILREAHKQLHHSEGAAESETFRSEVAALTREFLEERNGESRSQAQDRSSR
- a CDS encoding PKD domain-containing protein, giving the protein MKPTRRNLIRTAAALTAGLAGANTVSGAQSPPAWDPETVYTAGDRVTHQGVVWEAKWWVRGNEPGTGGQWGPWKRAGDGTADPEPEPPNGPTATFTVSEQSPEPGQEITVDASESVGDLETFDWSLGDESEATGEAVTHGFESAGDYTVELTVTDTTGQTDSDSVVVSVEPADSSQPADPGRIPDSVFAPYHHVSTARDTALTEWADQAGTKYFHLAFILGTGDGTPAWDGNPNLAVGESPFGDQIRDLQSQDGQVVLSFGGATGNYLASDYDDPAALADTFESIVDEYNCPYLDVDDEAPDPNVVDRRNRALAILQDRRPEVHVSYTVRTRVNGIADTEIVTNAIDNGVDIEFVNLMTMNWGWVRTSAEHCIQCAEGTLSQLQEWLPDRSDAELYDMIGITPMIGVQNSGGPFRPADANEVRDYAEKNDIGLLSFWSVERDRPGDGLSGVHSGIDQDPFEFSEAFNDFTSTSG